DNA from Castellaniella sp. MT123:
AAGGCCGAAGGCCGCAACCGCAGCTGCTACTTCACCCTGTCCATGCAGGAACGGGCCCAGAAACGGATGCGTCTGGTCAACGATCTGCACCTGGCGCTCGACCAGAATCAGTTCTCGCTGGATTTCCAGCCGATCGTGGATCTGCGCAGCGGGCGCGTGGTCAAGGCCGAAACCCTGCTGCGTTGGCATCATCCGGTGCGCGGCCTGGTTTCACCCGCCGAATTCATTCCCCTGGCCGAGGAAACCGGCATCATCCGGCCCTTGGGCGACTGGGTTTTCTGCGAAGCCACGCGGCAGATTTCGGAATGGCGCAACCGGTTCGACCGGGACATCCAGGTCAGCGTCAATATCTCGCCGGCGCAGTTGCGCCACGAAGGCCTGGATCTGGCCTTCTGGAGCACGCACCTGAACACGCTGGGCCTGGCCTCCCGCCATGTCATCATCGAAATCACCGAGGGCCTGCTGATCGATTCGGGGGACGACCGCATCCGCCTCCAGCTCGAAGCCTTCCGCACGGCGGGCATGCAGGTGGCGCTCGATGATTTCGGGACGGGCTATTCGTCCCTGTCCTATCTGCGTAAATTCGACATCGACTTCCTGAAGATCGATCAGTCCTTCGTCGCCAACCTCAGTCGCGGCAGTGCCGATCATGCCTTGTGCGAAGCCATCATCCTGCTGGCGCACAAACTGGGTCTGAGCGTGGTGGCCGAGGGCATCGAGACACCCCGGCAATACGATCTGCTGGCGGCGGCCGGCTGCGATTTCGGCCAAGGCTACCTGTTCGCCCGCCCCATGGCGGCGCATATGTTCGAAGGGCTGCTGGCCGTTGGCGCCGACGTGCGGCCGGCGCATGCCCGGCAGGGCGGGGCGGCGGAACATACCGCGTCGGACCGCTGACCCGTCAGGCGATCAGCGCGGATTCTTCAGGCAATCGGGTGTGGCCGGCAGGACGGCCCAGTGCAGATCGATGCGCGGGCCCTTCGGGGCGGACCACGGCACTTCATCCACACCCTTCCAGCGGGCCGCGTCATACAGAGCCTGTACTGCGGCGGACGGTGCCGCCCGGCCAACGTCGCTGAAAGCGACGACGGCGCCACATGACAGGGCGGTCCCGGGGGCGAACCAGGGCGACTGTTCGTCGCTGGCGTCGATGTAGACCTGGGTTTTCGGGCTGACGTGAACGGCGATGTTGCCGCCCATCCAGGTATTGGACACGATCACCCGCAAAGGCCGTCCCGGCTGATATTGCTGCCAGTGCCGCACGGCCAGCTCCGCGAGCGCGGATCCGGGGTAGGTCGAACGGGCGGCTCTGCCGGCCGCCTCGGCCAGCGGCCCGCGGGCAATGGCGTAACCCAGGGCCATCACGAGGTGCAGTCCGGCGACCAGGATCAGGATACGCCGCAGCTGGACACCATCCTGCCCACGCAGCCACCACAGGCCATAGAAGCCGAACAGCACAAAGAAGGTGCTGGCCCACGATGCTTCCAGCCGGGACCCCAGCAAGGCGGAGACCAGAACCGTCGCGACGAAGGGCGTCAGGCCCACCCAAAGCAGGAACCGGCGGTCGTGGGCGGAAAAATCGTGCAGGTACCGGGGCATCCGGCGGCCGGGATCGAAGGATTCGTCATTGGCGGCATACCCCGGGGCGCGGTCCCCCGCGCGCCGGCGCCAAAAGGCCCAGGCCACCAGCGCCAGCACCATCGGGGCGACGCGCCCGATCTGATCCAGAACGAACGAGAGCAGCTCGCCCAGGGCGACCAGGCGGCCACCCGCCTGCAGCGAGGCGTCGGCGTAGAACAGGGGTTCGAAACGGTGCTGGGCCAGCCACCACAGGTGGGGGCTCAGGATCAGCAGAAAGGCGCCGGTGGCCCATAGCACGCCCCGCCAGGTACGGCCGCTGCGCAGGGCTCCGGTGCGCAGCAGATACAGGAAGAACGCGGCGAACTGGATCAGCGCGCTGTACTTGGTCATCATCGCCAGGCCGCAGACGGCGCCCAGCAGCACCCAATCGCGGGCCCGCTGGCTGCGCGTGGCCCGGTAAAAGAGCCAGATCGACGCGGTGATGGACCACAGTTGCGCCGTGTTGTGGTTGTAGATGGTGCCGCGCAGGGAAAAGTAGGCCGTCACCGATACCAGCAGGGTGGCGATCAGGGCGCGGTGCGGGGTCGTCAGCTCGCATCCCAGCTTCCAGACGAACCACAGCCCCAGCGCGGAAAAAATCTGGCCCATCAGAAACGGCAGCCAGACCGGACGGCCGAACAGGTCGATGGCGAAATGCATGAACCAGGACGGCAGGGGCGGGTGCTTGGTGTAGCCCAGTTCCAGGCTGGCGCCCCAGACCAGTTCCTCCATGCCGTCCAGATCGGGCGCCGAATGGCTGATTGCGCAGAGCACCGTCCACAGCGCCACCATGCCCAGCAGACAGAACAGCACCAGCGCAGTGCCAGGGGGGCGCGCCAACAGAGGAATCTTGGGGGGGGAGGCCAGCATGGCCGCCAGTATACAGAGCCCGATGCGGGTAGGGGAATCGGCAGGGTGCCCGGGCACCCCATGGTACTATCGCCTCCAGGCGAGCGCCGGGGCTGACGCACGCCCGTTTCCATTTTGCACAGGTTTCCCATGACGACCGAAGTCCCTATCATCCGCGCCCGTTCGGGATCGAAATTCACCAGCCCGCAGGGCACCCGCGCCGTCAAGGACGGCATGCGGCCCAGCGAGCTGTCCGAAATCCCCGACTCCGCCCCCAAGCCCTCCTGGCTGCGGGTGCGCATCCCGTCGGGCGAGCGCTACCAGGAAGTCCGCGAGATCGTCGAGACGCACAAGCTCAATACCGTCTGCGCGGAATCCAAATGCCCGAACATCGCCGAATGCTGGGGGCGGGGGACCGCCACCCTGATGCTGATGGGATCGGTCTGTACGCGGGCCTGTAAATTCTGCGCGGTCAGCACGGGCAACCCGCATGGCTGGCTGGATCACAATGAGCCGGCCAGCGTGGCCGACGCCGTGGCCCTGATGCAGCTGAAGTACGTGGTGCTGACCTCGGTGGACCGCGACGATCTGATCGATGGCGGGGCGGGCCATTACGCGGCCTGCATCCGCGCCATCCACGAGCGGTCGCCGCACACCGCCGTCGAGGCGCTGACGCCGGATTTCCAGGGCAACCATGGCTGCGTGGAAACCATCCTGGATGCCGGCTTGACGACGTTCGCCCAGAATCTGGAAACAGTCGAACGGCTGACCCACGTCGTGCGCGATGTGCGCGCCGGTTATCAGCAGACGCTGGACGTCCTGGCGCACGCCAAGTCCTACGCACCCCACACACTGACCAAGACCAGCATGATGCTCGGGCTGGGCGAAACCGACGACGAAATCGAGCAGGCCATGGACGACATCCGGGCGGCCAACGTCGATATCCTGACCTTTGGCCAGTACATGCGGCCCACCGCCAATCACCTGCCGGTGCGCCGCTTTGTCACGCCTGAACAGTTCCGCGCGTTTCGCGACCTGGGACTGTCCAAGGGCTTCCGCGAGGTCGTCTCCGGCGCCCTGGTCCGTTCCAGCTATCGGGCCGAACAGGTACTGCAAAAGGAAAACGTGGGTCTTTGACCTCAGGTTGCGGGCTTGCCACGCGCGGATTCGTCCGGTCGTGGATCTTCGGGCGGCGTATCGCCCTCGATCGACAGCCCCGACTTCCTGACCTGGCGTTCCAGTTCGTCGGCCAGGTCGCGGCACGCCGGGCCGGGGAATTCGGGCCGGGCAAACACCCGGTACAGCATGGCGTAGCGGTGCCGCCCCTCGATCAGCGGCAGGGGCAGCAGCCGGCCGTCCGCCAGTTCATCCCGGATGCTCAGTTCCGGGTACCAGGCAAAGCCCAGTCCCGAGCAGGCGGCGCGGATCGAGCTGGATGGATGGCTGAAGGTCCAGCGCTGTTCGGCATCCAGCCAGCCGGCGCTTTGGCGCTGTGATCCCGAGTCCCGGATCACCAGTTGCCGGTGCTGCCGCAGATCCGCCCATTCCAGCGGGCGCCCCAGGGCGTGCAGCGCATGGGAAGGCGCGGCCGCAGCCACGAAGCGGATCTGCAGCAACGGTTCGCCACTGAACCCCTGGGGAATTCGGGGTGTGATCACCAGATCGGCCTCGCGGCGCAGCAGAGCCTCGTCCGTGCCACTGAGCACGGTTTCCAGGATCTCGATGCGGGTGGTGGCGCAGTCCGGACTGAAGGCCTCCAGCGCCTGCAACAGCAGCCATTCCGGGAACAATGCGTCCACCGCCAGCCGCAACAGGGGTTCGCGGCCGATCGCCAGCTGGCGGGCGGCGGACTCCAGGCCCCGGGCATGTTCCACCAGCAGGCGCGCGCGCTGCAGCAGGATCTGGCCGGCCGATGTCGGGACGGCGCGCCGGCCTTCCTGGCGAAACACGCGCAGCCCCAGCTGGTCTTCCAGGCGCTGGACGGCGTAGCTGACCGACGACTGGCTTTTCCCCAGGGCCTCGGCAGCCTGGGCATAGCCGCCGTGATCGACGACCGCGAGGAGCGCCTGCCAGTGGGCGATAGGGATAATATCGTTCATATCTAAATATTCGATAAAAAAGCGCTTGTTTTTTCAGTTGTTTATCGAATTATATGATTCATAATGGATGTCATCTGAATACGGAGCTGACCATGTCGACTCGACCAATCACACGCATACTGCCGGCCCAGGCCACCCAGGACGGGGCCGGTGTGCGTCTGCTGCGCGCCCTGGGATACCAGCCGCAGGTTAGGATGGATCCCTTCCTGATGCTGGATGCTTTTTCCTCGGACGATCCGGATGACTACATCGCCGGATTCCCGGCGCATCCGCATCGGGGCTTCGAAACCATCACCTACATCGTCGACGGCCACATGCGCCATCGCGATCATCTGGGCAACGAAGGCGACCTGAAGGCCGGCGGGGTGCAGTGGATGACGGCCGGACACGGCATCATCCACGAGGAAATGCCGCAACAGGAAAACGGCTTGCTGCGCGGGTTCCAGATCTGGCTGAACCTGCCCGCCACCGAAAAGATGCAGCCTGCCCATTACCGGGACATTCCCGCAGATGCCATCACGACGGCGGAATTGCCCGAGGGCGGCTTCATCAAGCTGATCGCCGGCACCATTCCCTGGGCGACCTGTCCGCTGAAGGGGCCGGGCCAGGGGGTCGTGGCGTCGGTCACGCAGCCGCTGATCGCGGACATCCGCGTCATGGCGGGGCAGTCGGTGGACATTCCCGTGCCGGCCACTCATCAGGCCCTGTCGTATGTCTTCGAAGGGCGGCTGGAAGCCGGGGATCAGGTCGTCCCATCGGGCCATACCGTCTGGTACGGCCAGGACGGCGACGTGATCCATATCGCTGCCGCGCCCGACGAGGCCGATGGCGTGCGGGTGCTGCTGCTGGCCGGCAAGCCGCTGAATGAACCCATCGCTCAGTACGGACCCTTCGTCATGAATACGCCCGCCGAGATCGAACAGGCGTTGCGTGATTATCGGGACGGCGTGCTGGCCCAGTAACCTTCGCCAAAGTCCGGGTGGTGTGCGTCCCCACGCACCGCCCGGACTGGTGTTTCCATTTTTCCGTGCCCGAAGCACGGATTTTTTGATATTTTTCAGGAGTCAATATGTCCATTCGTGTCCTAGCCATTGGCGGCAGCCTGCGCAAGGGGTCCTACAACCATCTGTTGCTGGAACAGGCCCGGCGCCAGGCCCCCGAGGGCATGTCCATCGAGATCGCCAATCTGTCGGACGTGCCGCTGTACAACAGCGACATGCAGGCGCAGGGTTTTCCGGCATCCGTGCAGCGGATCGCCGAACAGGCGGCCCAGGCCGATGCGTTTCTGGTCGCCACGCCCGAATACAACTACTCGATTCCCGGTGTGCTGAAGAACACGATCGACTGGCTGTCGCGGGTGCCCAGCATGCCCTTCCAGGGCAAGCCGGTGGCGATCGCCAGTGCGTCGATGGGCGGTCTGGGCGGCGCGCGCGCGCAGTATCACCTGCGCCAGGTCCTGATCTATCTGGATGTGCACCCGCTGAACAAGCCGGAACTGTTCATCCCTGTGGCGCACGAGAAGTTTTCCGCCGACGGCGTGCTGACGGACGCGATGTCCCGCGATGGGCTGGATGCCTTGTTGACGGCCTTGGCGGCGAAGACTCGTCAGCTGCAGGTGCGTGAACCGGCAGCGCAAGCCGCCTGAGGGTAATGCCCCGCGCGCCGGGCCCGTGTGTTCGTGAATGAATGCGGGGCCCGTCGCGGTGGATGTCGATCAATCGTCCCAGCCGCGGCCGCGATGGCCGCGATCATGATCCCAGTGCTTCTTCCAGTGCCTGCGCTGGTAGCGGTCATAGTGGCCGCGATCGACCCAGCCCTGGCGATAATAGCCGGGCCCCGGCACGTAGACCGGCTCGGGCACTACGACCACGGGCGGGCGGCGGTAGTAGCGCGGAGGTGGCGGATAGTAGGCAGGGCCTCCCCAGACGACGCCGGGGATGCCGATCGAAATCCCGACGTCCACATCGCCCGCCTGGGCGGCCGGCCCGGCAGCCAGTGCGCCGGCCAGCAGAACCGCTGCGATGATGCTTTTTTTCATGGTTTCCTCGCAAGGGAGCCTGCGACTTCCTCCGCAGGCCAGGATTGACGGGTTCATTCCGTATAGTCACTGGTCCGGATTGTGGCTGAAGGAAGGCCGCCAAAGGTGAATTTCCGGTGCGGAGTCGCTTCAAAAGGCTACCTGTGCGGCCGTTGCACCGACGTCGGGAACAAGTCCTCACATTTGTTGCTTTCGATGGCGAATCCTGGCCTGTCGATGGCGGGCGCCGATCAGATGTGGCGTGCGAAGAACGCCAGGGTGCGATCCCAGGCCGATGCCGCCGATTCTGCGTGATACGCTGGTGTGGCATCCCGTCCGAAGGAATGCCCGGCGCCAGGGTACACATGGATTTCGACCTGGGGCTGGGCCGCGCGGATTTCTTCCACATCCGACAGGGGGATTGAGCTGTCCTGCCCTCCGAAGTGCATCTGCACCGGAATGCGGGCCGTATCATGGCAGTGCCGGGCGATCCCGCCCCCATGCCAGCAGGATGCCGCGGAGAAGGTATCGCTCAGGCAGGCCATGCGCCAGGACAGGTAACCCCCCCAGCAATAGCCTGTCAGCAGCCGCACGGACTGCCCTTCGAGCGCGGCGGCGGCCGCCTCGATGTCCAGACGGGCGGTCTCGTCGGCGATGCCTTTTTTGTAGCCTAGGCCGCGCTGGACTTCCTCCGGGGTGTAGCCCAGCTGCAGGCCCTGTTCGGGGGCCGTCATCCGGTCGAACAGTGAAGGGCAGATCGCCCGATAGCCCTGCGCCGCGTAGCGGTCCACTGTTTTGCGGATGTAGCCGTTGATGCCGAAAATTTCCGGCAGGACCACGATCCCGGCACGGGCGTTTTCGGGCCCGTTGATGTATGCGGCAAACGTGTGGCCATCGCTGGCCTTCAGGGTGATTTCCATGATCGAGTTTCCAAAAACGGCAAGGGCCCTAGCCCGCTGGTGATGGCGACCTGGACCAGAACCTGGGTGTTGTCCATAGTACTCATACGGGGCTCATTGTAATTTCATTATCTGAAAAAGACCGGTACAATAGAGGTTCCTGGGGCCGATTTGGCTTCGACGTGGGTCGCGAAACAGGATAGTGCATACCGAGCCCCAGTACGCTCGTAAATCCACTGGAAAACTACAAACGCCAACGACGAGCGTTTCGCTCTGGCCGCTTAAGCGGTGAGCCGCTGCACCGATCTGTCCCTGGGTCGGGTGGGGTCAAACCCACAGCAGCGTCATCTACAGGGAATCGGATTCGATCAGGTCACTGGGCCGGATCTTAAATCAGTGTGAATCGCCGCGGAAGGGCCTGTCGTCCGGCATGCACCAAGGCTAAAACTTAAAATAGGCCGACTAAGTATGTAGAGCTACTTGCAGAGGGCTTGCGGACGGGGGTTCAATTCCCCCCGGCTCCACCAGTCATCAGAATCCCAACCTTTATTGGTTGGGATTTTTTTTGGTGCGCCCGGCAGGGCGCACCCCCTAGAGACAGACCTCAACACCGAGCCCTTCATGAAAAAAACCGATCTGGAAAAGCAAAAAGCCCTGAAACTCATGGGTAAGCTCAATGCCGCCATCCCGCCGGGTCGCTACGCTGGCGCCGCGCCTGCCCTGGATCGCCGTGAGCAGCGGCGCCTGGACCAGGCCGCTGGTCTGGTGTCCTTCCCCGTCAAGCTGCACCAGCCGCTGATTTCGGCCCTGAACGCCAAGGCACAGGCCGATCACATCAGCGTCAACGAATTGGTGAACACACTGCTGGCCGAAGCGCTGAAGGGCTAGCTCGTGAATATATGGGTCGATGCCGACGCCTGTCCGGCCGTCATCAAGGACATCCTGTATCGGGCGGCGCAACGATTGCAGCGGCCGCTGACGCTAGTGGCCAATCAAATGCTGCGCACGCCGCCATCGTCTTTGATCCGGGCTGTCCAGGTGCCGCAAGGATTCGATGTGGCGGACAACTACATCGTTGAACATGCGTCCACCGGTGATCTGGTCATTACCGCGGATATCCCTCTGGCAAGCGAGGCTCTGGGCAAAGGGGCGTTGGTGCTCAGCCCTCGCGGCGAGTGCTACACCGCCGACAGCATCAGCGAACGGCTGACGATGCGGGACATGATGGAGGAATTGCGCAGCGCTGGCGTCGATACGGGCGGCCCAGCCGCTTTCAGCCAAGCGGACAGGCGTGCATTTGCCAATGCGCTGGACCAACTGTTGCAGAAGGCGCTACGGATGCCGTATGCGCCACTTGCGGGTCACACTGGGGCTGGGACTGAGTGACAACGTGACGGACGTGATCGCCTTTCGCATCTGATACCATTCGACGATCGAAGTCCTCCACTGCCCTGATGGACACCCCCCAACGTTCGGGGCAGCGACATGAAAACCCTCGCGCTTTACCTCATCACCGCGTTGGCGGAAATCATCGGCTGCTACCTGCCCTGGCTCTGGCTCAAGCAGAACGGATCGGCCTGGTTGCTGTTGCCCGCAGCTGCGAGCCTCGCCGCGTTTGCCTGGCTGCTGACGCTGCACGCAGCGGCATCCGGCCGCGTGTATGCGGCCTACGGCGGGGTCTACATTTGCGTGGCCATCTTCTGGCTGTGGGCCGTGGATGGAATTCGTCCTTCGACATGGGACGTGGCGGGAGTCTTGGTCGCGCTGGCGGGCATGGGGCTGATCGCTTTCCAGCCACATTAAAAGGATCCGGCGGCTCTTGATGGTGGAAGCAACGGCTCGGGATTCAGTCGATGACCACCCTGTAAGTAGCCCAGGCGGCCATGCACCAGAGTGCGAGAATGATGGCAAAACCGGCGATGCTCCGCGGCTTTCCCTTTTGTTCCTGAAACCATTGTTCAGATTGTGCCCGGCTGTCGACGAGTACCTGTTCGGGGACGATCCGCAGCAGCAGCCAAACGCCTGCGGGAACGATGATCAAGTCGTCCAGGTACCCGAGAGCCGGGATGAAGTCAGGGATCAGATCGATGGGGCTGAGCGCGTAGGCCGTGATGACGGCCGCCAAGGCCTGTGCGTACCATGGCGTTTCAGGGTGCTTCAGCGCGAACCACAGCGTCATCACGTCGCGCTTCAAGGCCCGCGCCCATGTTTTGATGCGTTGCATCAGGTGGTTTCCCTTGCGTTTCCGATATCCGCATTTTCTCATGCCCCCGGTGTCTGTGAGCGCATCCTCGCAGTCGGTTAAGCCATGAGTCAGACGGTAGGTGTAAACTCGGCATGGTGGCACCGGGACGACGGACGGTCGTCGTCGGCCGATAGCGTTTTTTGAGCGCGTCTACCTCTATTACGGGGTGGTGCGGGCGCTCTAGGTGTGGATTGTCAATAGGTTGTATTCATCCAGCTTGAGTCTGGAGATGGGTACAGCCCGTCCAATGCCCTGATGAGGGCGATGCCAGTTGTAATGGTGTAACCAGGACTTCATGGCATCAGCTCGATGCTGAGAGTTCTGGTAGGTCTGGGCGTAGGCCCACTCGCGCAAGGCGGATTGGATAAAACGCTCCGCTTTGCCGTTGGTCTGGGGCCGATAGGGCCGGGTGAAGGAATGCTTGATGCCCAGTTCGCGACATGCTGCAGCGAAGTCCCGGCTACGGAAGGCTGAGCCGTTATCGGTGAGCAG
Protein-coding regions in this window:
- a CDS encoding NAD(P)H-dependent oxidoreductase, yielding MSIRVLAIGGSLRKGSYNHLLLEQARRQAPEGMSIEIANLSDVPLYNSDMQAQGFPASVQRIAEQAAQADAFLVATPEYNYSIPGVLKNTIDWLSRVPSMPFQGKPVAIASASMGGLGGARAQYHLRQVLIYLDVHPLNKPELFIPVAHEKFSADGVLTDAMSRDGLDALLTALAAKTRQLQVREPAAQAA
- a CDS encoding pirin family protein is translated as MSTRPITRILPAQATQDGAGVRLLRALGYQPQVRMDPFLMLDAFSSDDPDDYIAGFPAHPHRGFETITYIVDGHMRHRDHLGNEGDLKAGGVQWMTAGHGIIHEEMPQQENGLLRGFQIWLNLPATEKMQPAHYRDIPADAITTAELPEGGFIKLIAGTIPWATCPLKGPGQGVVASVTQPLIADIRVMAGQSVDIPVPATHQALSYVFEGRLEAGDQVVPSGHTVWYGQDGDVIHIAAAPDEADGVRVLLLAGKPLNEPIAQYGPFVMNTPAEIEQALRDYRDGVLAQ
- a CDS encoding LysR family transcriptional regulator — translated: MNDIIPIAHWQALLAVVDHGGYAQAAEALGKSQSSVSYAVQRLEDQLGLRVFRQEGRRAVPTSAGQILLQRARLLVEHARGLESAARQLAIGREPLLRLAVDALFPEWLLLQALEAFSPDCATTRIEILETVLSGTDEALLRREADLVITPRIPQGFSGEPLLQIRFVAAAAPSHALHALGRPLEWADLRQHRQLVIRDSGSQRQSAGWLDAEQRWTFSHPSSSIRAACSGLGFAWYPELSIRDELADGRLLPLPLIEGRHRYAMLYRVFARPEFPGPACRDLADELERQVRKSGLSIEGDTPPEDPRPDESARGKPAT
- a CDS encoding virulence factor, which translates into the protein MKKSIIAAVLLAGALAAGPAAQAGDVDVGISIGIPGVVWGGPAYYPPPPRYYRRPPVVVVPEPVYVPGPGYYRQGWVDRGHYDRYQRRHWKKHWDHDRGHRGRGWDD
- a CDS encoding YaiI/YqxD family protein, with the translated sequence MNIWVDADACPAVIKDILYRAAQRLQRPLTLVANQMLRTPPSSLIRAVQVPQGFDVADNYIVEHASTGDLVITADIPLASEALGKGALVLSPRGECYTADSISERLTMRDMMEELRSAGVDTGGPAAFSQADRRAFANALDQLLQKALRMPYAPLAGHTGAGTE
- a CDS encoding glycosyltransferase family 39 protein codes for the protein MLASPPKIPLLARPPGTALVLFCLLGMVALWTVLCAISHSAPDLDGMEELVWGASLELGYTKHPPLPSWFMHFAIDLFGRPVWLPFLMGQIFSALGLWFVWKLGCELTTPHRALIATLLVSVTAYFSLRGTIYNHNTAQLWSITASIWLFYRATRSQRARDWVLLGAVCGLAMMTKYSALIQFAAFFLYLLRTGALRSGRTWRGVLWATGAFLLILSPHLWWLAQHRFEPLFYADASLQAGGRLVALGELLSFVLDQIGRVAPMVLALVAWAFWRRRAGDRAPGYAANDESFDPGRRMPRYLHDFSAHDRRFLLWVGLTPFVATVLVSALLGSRLEASWASTFFVLFGFYGLWWLRGQDGVQLRRILILVAGLHLVMALGYAIARGPLAEAAGRAARSTYPGSALAELAVRHWQQYQPGRPLRVIVSNTWMGGNIAVHVSPKTQVYIDASDEQSPWFAPGTALSCGAVVAFSDVGRAAPSAAVQALYDAARWKGVDEVPWSAPKGPRIDLHWAVLPATPDCLKNPR
- a CDS encoding YkvA family protein codes for the protein MQRIKTWARALKRDVMTLWFALKHPETPWYAQALAAVITAYALSPIDLIPDFIPALGYLDDLIIVPAGVWLLLRIVPEQVLVDSRAQSEQWFQEQKGKPRSIAGFAIILALWCMAAWATYRVVID
- the lipA gene encoding lipoyl synthase; this translates as MTTEVPIIRARSGSKFTSPQGTRAVKDGMRPSELSEIPDSAPKPSWLRVRIPSGERYQEVREIVETHKLNTVCAESKCPNIAECWGRGTATLMLMGSVCTRACKFCAVSTGNPHGWLDHNEPASVADAVALMQLKYVVLTSVDRDDLIDGGAGHYAACIRAIHERSPHTAVEALTPDFQGNHGCVETILDAGLTTFAQNLETVERLTHVVRDVRAGYQQTLDVLAHAKSYAPHTLTKTSMMLGLGETDDEIEQAMDDIRAANVDILTFGQYMRPTANHLPVRRFVTPEQFRAFRDLGLSKGFREVVSGALVRSSYRAEQVLQKENVGL
- a CDS encoding dienelactone hydrolase family protein, encoding MEITLKASDGHTFAAYINGPENARAGIVVLPEIFGINGYIRKTVDRYAAQGYRAICPSLFDRMTAPEQGLQLGYTPEEVQRGLGYKKGIADETARLDIEAAAAALEGQSVRLLTGYCWGGYLSWRMACLSDTFSAASCWHGGGIARHCHDTARIPVQMHFGGQDSSIPLSDVEEIRAAQPQVEIHVYPGAGHSFGRDATPAYHAESAASAWDRTLAFFARHI
- a CDS encoding YnfA family protein, translated to MKTLALYLITALAEIIGCYLPWLWLKQNGSAWLLLPAAASLAAFAWLLTLHAAASGRVYAAYGGVYICVAIFWLWAVDGIRPSTWDVAGVLVALAGMGLIAFQPH